CAGAAGGACACCCGCAGCCTGCTGCTGGCGCACGGTGAAGAACTGACCGTACGGCATGTGGCGCGCATGCGTCCGCTCGAAACGATAGTGGCGCGGCTGCAGGGTGAATGGCTCATAGATATGCTCGACAACGGCCGTCTGGAGACGCATTTCCAGCCCATTGTGAACGCCGCATCTCCTGCAGATGTGCATGCTTACGAGTGTCTGGCGCGCGGCATAGATGAAGACGGCGCGATTATAGGTCCTGCCAGAATGTTCGGGGTGGCCAAGTCCGCGGATCTGCTTTTTAATCTGGACAGAGCGTGCCGGCTGGCAGCCATAGACGGCATGGGCAGATACGGGCTGGACAGACCGCTTTTCATCAACTTCAATCCCGCAACCATATACAACCCTGTCTACTGCCTGCAGACAACCATGAATGCCATCAGCAAGGCGGGACTGCAGCCGGACATGGTGGTTTTTGAGGTTGTGGAAAGCGATGAAGTGCAGGACGTCAACCACCTGCTTAATATTCTGCGCTATTACCGCGACCATGGATTTAAAGTGGCCCTTGACGATCTGGGGGCAGGTTTTTCGTCGCTTAACCTGCTGGCGCGGCTGAAGCCTGACTATGTAAAGCTGGACATGGGGCTTGTGCATGATGTGCACCGTGAAGAGTATAAAGCCGTCATAACCGGCAACCTGCTTGCCATGGCCCGCGGGCTGGGCATAAAGACCATTGCAGAGGGTGTGGAGACCGAAGGCGAGTGGCGCTGGCTGGCGGCCCACGGTGCCGATTATGTGCAGGGCTTTCTTTTTGCCCGCCCTGCTGCCCCGCCCGATGCGGTCAAGGTTCCCTGCTGCCCGTAACTGCGGCACTGCGGACAATAGTAAAGCGGGAAGGCTGTCAGCCTTCCCGCTTTTTTTATATGCAGCCCCGCGGGGCGGTTTGTCTGCCTGTGCTACACGGCAAAGTACTTGATGTACGGAATGGTGGCGTACACCAGTGTGCCCAGAATCAGGACATAGGCCGCGCATACGGCCAGAGTGCGGTTCATTATGCGTCCTTCCGAGCCTACAAGGCCGGTGGCAGCGGTGGCCACGGCAATGGACTGGGGCGAAATCATCTTGCCCGCGGTGGCACCGGCTGCCGATGCGGCGACTATCCATGCCTGATCAATGCTGATGCGGCCTGCCACTTCCATCTGCAGCTGGCCGAAAAGTACGTTGGACGAAGTGTCGCTGCCGGTCACAAAGGTGCCCAGCGCGCCCAGCAGGGGCGAAATGAGCGGGAAGTATGATGCTGTGGTGTCTGCCACGGCCACGGCTATGGTGTTGATCATGCCGCTGTAGGCCATGACCTTTGCCAGCGCCACGATGCTGACCACGGTGACGGCGGAGTAAGTGAGTTTGCCTGCCGTGGAAGCGAGCACGCCTGTGATGGAGCGCAGACTTTCACCCTGAATGCGGCCGCCGATGTATGTGGCCAGAATGATGAGCGTGCCGGGTGTGGCCAGCCATTTAAAGGTGAATTCATTGTCGCCGTAAATGGTGACGGTGGTCTTTACCAGTCCCAGCGTGTCTTTGATAAGCGGGAACAGGTTGCTGCACAGAATGATGAAGCCGAATACCAGCATGTAGGGCAGCCATGCCTTTATTTTCACGCTGGCAGGCAGTGGTTCTGTTTCGGGTGCTGCGGTGTCGCGGTGGAAAATACGCGCCCAGATTATGGTGGCCAGCATGCTGCATATGCTGCCGATGAGGCAGGGCAGCTCGGCACCCATGTATTTGGCCGTATACAGCTGGGGCAGGGCAAAAGCCACACCCGATACAAACGTGGCGCCTACTACCCCGCGCAGTCCCTTGAAACCGGCGGTGAGGATGACCAGCAGAAATGTAATGAGAATGATGAAGACGGACAGCTGCAGTGCGGTGTAGTAGCTGATGGTTTCGACAGGCAGCCCCGTGACACCGGCCATGGTGATGATGGGAATGCCGATGGCGCCGAACGCCGTGGGTACGGTGTTGGCCACCAGACAGATAATGGCCGCGAACATGGGCTGAAAGCCCATGGCTGCCAGAATGCTGGCCGGAATGGCAACCGCCGTGCCGTATCCTGCCACACCTTCCAGAAATCCCCCGAATCCCCATGCCACAATAAGCACCAGCAGACGTTTGTCGGTGGTTATGCCGGACAGCATGCGGGTGATGATATCCATGCTGCCTGTTTTACGGGCAAGATTGTACGTGAACACTGCTGCAATGATGACAATCATGATGGGCCACAGTGCCAGCGCAGCCCCCTCCAGAGCCGCAGCCAGCGCGTCGGTGACCGGCATCTCCCACCATCCGAAAATTGCCAGCGCCAGAGTGAGCACCAGCGTGGCGCTGCAGGTCTTGTAAGCAGGCAGCTTTAAAATGACGAGAGAAAAGATGAGCCAGAGAATCGGCGCGAATGCCGCGAAAAGTTGTACTGCTTCCATGGTCTTCCTTTCCGGAAAGTTGAAGTGAATCAATAACGGCGGGTTACCCGCTCTCCTTGCGTGGTGTTTTGTTTGGTTAGTCAAACAATCTCAAGGGGATTACTCCCTGTATCGGTTTGCGTCAAGAGCACGTTGTATTTTACGGCTTTGCTACAGTATTGTGCGGCGCTGCATGCGTGCGTTGCAGCGATGTGGTGCGGAAAGAATGTCTGCGGAAAAAGGACAGGATTTTGTCCTGTACCGCCAGTAACAGTGCGGAAAAGAGAAGGCGGGCAAAGGGCAGACGGCTGGTATGGCAAGGGGTACTGCGCGGGCAGGGCGCCCGCGCAGTACCCCTTGCCGGCTATTTGCGGGTGAAGCTCAGTGCGTGCGTGGTGCAGGCGGTGACACAGGCGGGCAGCTTGCCCTCGTCAACGCGGTCCATGCAGAAGTCGCATTTGAGTACAGTGGCTGTGGCGGCGTTGAAGACGGGAATATGCCATGGGCAGGCATCGATGCAGGCTTCGCATCCGATGCAAGTTTCCTGATCAACATATACTATACCGTCAGATTCGCGCCGTATCATGGCGCCGGTGGGGCATACGTCCACGCATTCGGGCGTTTCGCAGTGGTAGCAGCACTGATAGGCAGCTTTCATGCGGGGTACGCCGTCCACCATCACCGGTTCGGAAGATGTGTGCACGCCCAGCTTGATGCCTGCCGGAGTGTTGTTTTTCGCTTTGCAATGCACTTCACATGCCTTGCAGTGGATGCAACGTTTTTTGTTCAGTTTCAGTCTGTATCTGCTCATGCTGCTCCCCCGTCCTGCTCTGCCTTGCTGATAACCACGAAGTGCTCCTGAAGTGAAAGACCGCCGCCGGATGTATCGTAGCGCTCCAGTCCGCCGGGCATCAGTTCGTGGTCGGCCACGCCGCATCCCCGGGCGCGCGATTCCACAGGCAGCCTGTGGCCGAAGCCGTGCACCATGAACAGTGCTTCGGGGTGCACGCAGTCTGTCACAAAGGCCTTCATGCGTCCGGCGGGATTGCGGGGAGCGCCGGCAGGCGCCACTTCTATCATGTCTCCGGTGCATATGCCCAGTCGTTCCGCACGTGAAGTGTGTATCCATGCCACATTTTCGGGCATCTGCTCATGCAGCAGCGGGTTGTTTACGGTGTGCCCCTGCGTGTGCACTCCCACTCTGCCGAAGGCTATGCGGAAGGCCCCCTGCGGAGGCGCAGCCGGAGCTGTGTAGGGTTTCAGGGTATGAATGTCGGCTTTTGCCCATTTGGCGCTTACCATCTCCAGTTTGCCGCTGGCGGTGGGAAAGGATTCGGGCGTGCGGTACAGGGGGGTATCGGCCAGTTCGACAAATCCTTTGGCGTCAAAATCGCCTATGCTTACCCCCGTGTCGCGCAGCTGATAGTCCCAGATGTCTTCTATACGGGTGAACGCCAGATGCTTCATGGCGGGGCACACGTCGGTAAGGCGCGATGCCAGCCCGCACAGAATTTCCCAGTCTGCACGGGTGTCTGCAGTGGGCTGCATGGCCCGTTTGCGCACAAAAAACTGCGGCTTGAGTCCGGCCTTGCCCGCTATGATGCTTTCGCGTGAAAGGTAGGGCGAAAGGGGCAGCACCACATCGGAGTGCCATGCCGTGTCCGACCAGCTGAAGGTGACACTGACAAGCAGGTCAAGCCCTTCCCATTTGCGCTTGAGCGCTTCGGGGTCGGGCATGGCCATAAGCGGGTCGTGGCGGTAGCATATGTAGGCTTTGACCGCATAGGGGTCGGCTGTGGCGATGGCGTCGTACGCCAGATTGACCAGCCCCGGGCCCGTATCGAACTGCGGGTGCCGCCAGCCTACGCCGTCGGCGCGTTTTTCTTCGGGTTTCGGCATCAGTGCCGCCAGCTTGTTCAGTCCTTTGCGGCCCACGTCTTTGGGCGTGTTGACCAGCGGCAGACCGCCCCTGGCACCTATGGAGCCGAGCAGCGCGTTGATGATGTAGGCCGTGCGGCATACATAGAATGAATCATCGTAGCGGGCCACCATCCAGCCGGGGTGCCAGATGACCGAAGGGGCTGCTTCTGCCAGCTGCGCGGCCAGCGCCTCGATGCGTTCCGCGGGTACACCTGTCTGTTCCTGCGCCCATGCTGCCGTACAGGGCGCGGTGAACGCCGCCAGTTCGTCAAAGTCATGAAAATGGCGGGCCACGTACTCCTTGTCGTACAGCCCGCGGGTGATCAGCTGATTGATCACAGCCAGATTGAAGGCGTAGTCGGTGCCCGGACGCACCATGAAAAAGTTGTCGGCTTTGCTGGCGCTGACAGAGGCGCGTATATCGATGACGCTCAGCTTGCAGCCGTTGTCCAGCGCGTCCATGACACCGTTGCATTCGGCCACGTTGATGGCTTCGAGAATATTGCGGGTCTGCAGCACAATGTGGCGTGCGTTACGCAGGTCGTAGGCAACCTGCTTGCGCCCCATGCCCATGACGGACTGGGCGGCGTGCTGCACGTTGCGGGCGCACGAGGCGTCGTGGTTACAGTAATTGGGCGAGCCGAGTCCGCGCACAAACGCCTGATGCAGGTCGGCAAAGGGACCGCCGCGGTCGCTCCACAGAACGCTTCTGCCACCGTGTTCCGCCATGATGTTTTTCAGTCTGGCGGCCACATAGTCCAGTGCCTCGTCCCATGTGGCTTCACGCCACTTTCCTTCGCCCCGTTCCCCTGTTCTGATAAGGGGCGTGACCGGACGCTCGGAATCGTATTCCAGCGCCATGCCAGCAGCCCCGCGGGCACAGAGCGCCCCTTTGAGTGCTGAATAAGGGTTACCCTGTATCCATGCGGCGTTGCCGCCGCGAGTCTCCACCATGATGGGGCAGCGCACACTGCACATGCCGCAGACGCTGAAAACGGTCTTGTCTTCTGCCATTCGTCCCTCCGCAACGGTTGAGAACCTGCCGTACCTGATGCCGGTCAATCAGGTAAAATACGCCATACGGGCAAAATTGAAAAGCCGCAGCCTGATTGTGCAAAAAAGCACAATATCGGGTGCCGCCGGAAAAAACAGCCGCCGGTGTCTGCCTGTCTGTGTCCGCATTATTATAAGGGCCGCGCATGCGGTTTTCTGTCTATATAATTGGGCATGCTGTTTTCTTAACGCATACTGAGTAGCACAAAGAGTGCGTCACGGGCCATGCGCGGCGGCGTGTGCCGGTGTGTCCGGTAACATTTGCAGGAGAACATGAGGGGTTCGCATGAAAAATCTAAAGCTGGCCATGAAAATAGGTATCGGTTTCGGGTTGTTGATTCTGATAGCCTGTACGCTCGGCGGTCTTGCCGTTTTTAATATGACCAGAACCGCGGCAGATTCAGAGCGGCTGGCATATGAATACGTGCCGGAAGTGCGCATGGCGAACAGTCTGCAGAACAGCGCAGCCACAGCCATGCGGATGATGCTGGGCTACGCGCTGAGTGAACAGCAGAGCTACCGCCAGAATGCGCTGAAGGAACTGGCAGAAGCCAGAAAGTTTTTGAATCAGGCCAAGGAGCATGCGCAGAAGTATCCTGATCTTGTAATGCTGGCGCAAAGTGTTGAAAAAGCCGAAGGCGTGCTGAACCAGTACGAACGGCGGGCACAGGATACGGAAAACCTTATCGGTGAAATTGCATCGAGCAGGGCGGTTATGGATCAGGCAGCCGCGCTTTTCATCACCAATTGCACCGCGTATATTGATTCGCAGCAGCAGAAAATAGAGCAGGAAATACGTCAGGGACTGCCGGCAGCAAGCCTTGTGGAGCGCAGTCTCAAACTTAAATGGGCCAATGATGTTGTCGATATGGGAAATAATGCCCGTATTCTCAATTTCAGGGCTCAGGCTCTGCGGGAGCTCAGTCTTCTTGAAGATGCAGCCAAGTCCGTCGGCAGAATAGACGAGCCGCTGCGCGACCTGAAGCGGACAAGCCGCAGTCAGGATAATCTCCGTCAGCTGGCGGCCATTGAAACAGCGGGACAGCAGTACGCCGCGTCCATACAGAATCTGCTGGCAAACTGGCAGAAACTGCGGGAAGCCACCGTGGACAGGGGGCGTCTGTCGGACGAGTTTCTGGTTTTGTGCAACGAAATAGCACGGGCCGGTATGGAGCAGACGCAGAATATCGCCGATGTGGCCATGTCCAATATGAATACGGCTTCCACCGTGATGGTGTCCGGTCTGGGCATTGCCCTGCTGCTGGGCATTCTGGTTTCGGTCTTTCTTACCCGTGCCATCACCGGCCCCATTGTCAAGGGAGTCGGCTTTGCCAATTCCATGGCACAGGGCGATTTTACAAAACTGCTGGATATAGACCAGCGTGATGAAATCGGCCAGCTGGCCGCCGCGCTTAACGACATGGTCACCAAGCTGCGGGGCATTGTAGCCGAGGTGCAGAGTGCGTCTGAAAATGTGGCTTCCGGCAGTGAGGAACTTTCCGCCTCTGCTCAGGCCACATCACAGGGTGCCACGGAGCAGGCCGCCAGTGTCGAGGAAATTTCGGCCAGCGTGGAAGAAATGGCCTCCAACATCAGGCAGAGCGCCAGTAATGCCAAGCAGACAGAGGAAATTGCCCTGCGGGCGGCAAAGGATGCACAGAGCGGCGGACAGGCGGTGGAACAGACCGTGACCGCCATGAAACAGATAGCCGAAAAAATATCCATCATTGAAGAAATAGCCAGACAGACCAATCTGCTGGCGCTTAACGCAGCCATCGAGGCGGCCCGTGCCGGAGAGCACGGCAAGGGCTTTGCCGTAGTGGCGGCAGAAGTGCGCAAACTGGCCGAACGAAGCGGCGCCGCGGCAGGAGAAATCAGCGAGCTGTCGTCCAGCAGTGTGGAAATAGCTGAACGCGCGGGTGAAATGCTGCGTCAGATTGTGCCCGACATTCAGAACACTGCCAGCCTTGTACAGGAAATAGCCGCCGCCACCAGCGAACAGAACGCAGGTGCGGAGCAGATCAACAAGGGCGTGCAGCAGCTTGACCAGGTTGTGCAGCAGAATGCCGCGGCAGCCGAAGAAATGGCTTCCACGTCTGAAGAACTGTCCAGTCAGGCCGAGCAGCTGATGAGCACCATGGGCTTCTTCCGCGTTGATACAAGCGGTCACGGGTCTTCTCCCCGCATGGCCACAGTGCGTGCGGGCAAAAGCCATCGCGGAGCCGCTCTGCCTGCTTCGCGCGCGTTGCCTTCCGACGACCGGGGCATGCGTGACAAGGCACCGGAAAAGAAAAATTCCGGCGGAATTCAGCTGAATATTGAAAACGATCCTTCGGACGAGGATTTTGAGCGTTTCTAACTGCCTGACCGGAGCCGGCCATGAATGAGACCAATCAATATCTGTCGTTCCGGCTGGGCAGCGATGCCTATGCGCTGGGTGTGGATACTGTGCGCGAGATACTGGACGACAAACGGATAACACCTGTCCCCCGTGTGCCCGAATTTCTGCGCGGGGTGATCAACGTGCGGGGCATGGCTGTGCCGGTGGTGGATCTGCGCCTGAAGCTGGGCATGAGCCGTACAGTGCTGGATACCAATACCTGCGTCATCATTGCGGAGGTAAGAGCCGCTGATGAGGTTCTTTCGCTCGGGGTGCTGGCTGATTCCGTGCAGGAAGTGCTTGAACTTGACCAGCAGGCCATGACGCCGCCTCCGTCCATCGGCACTGCCGTGGACAGCCGGTATATTGCCGGTATGGCGCGTGTGGAAGATGTGTACGTTACCGTACTGGATGTGAACTCGCTGTTTACGCTTGAAGAGCTGAGCGCGGCGGGCGGTATGAAGGAAGCCGCACCGGAATGATCCGGACGGCGGAGAGAACAGGCGGAAACCGGCGGTAACGCATTCTGCCGTGCGAAGAACAAAAACGCGGCTGCATGGGTAGTGCAGCCGCGTTTTATTACTTGCGGCACTGACGGCACGGGTGCATGGCCGCAGCCTGTGCGCTGTACACAGCGGGTATCTGCTACAGCAGCGCTTCGCGGATCGATTCTATGCCGCGCGCCTCGACAAAGCGGGCCACCCGCTGCTTTGTTTTACCGTTGGTTTTGTAATATTCCAGAAAGCGTTCCAGCAGGCCGACGGCTTCATCGTCCGGAAGGTCTTTGGCAAGCACGTCGGCTATACGCGCCCTGCCGCCGGAGTTACCGCCCACCAGAATATTCCAGCCTTTGGATGTGCCCACAAGTCCGATGTCGCGCACATAGCTTTCGGCACAGCAGGTACCGCAGCCGGAAACGCCCATTTTGATTTTGGCAGGGCCGTCGAAGGTGCGGAATTTTTCTTC
This sequence is a window from Oleidesulfovibrio alaskensis DSM 16109. Protein-coding genes within it:
- a CDS encoding molybdopterin-dependent oxidoreductase, with the translated sequence MAEDKTVFSVCGMCSVRCPIMVETRGGNAAWIQGNPYSALKGALCARGAAGMALEYDSERPVTPLIRTGERGEGKWREATWDEALDYVAARLKNIMAEHGGRSVLWSDRGGPFADLHQAFVRGLGSPNYCNHDASCARNVQHAAQSVMGMGRKQVAYDLRNARHIVLQTRNILEAINVAECNGVMDALDNGCKLSVIDIRASVSASKADNFFMVRPGTDYAFNLAVINQLITRGLYDKEYVARHFHDFDELAAFTAPCTAAWAQEQTGVPAERIEALAAQLAEAAPSVIWHPGWMVARYDDSFYVCRTAYIINALLGSIGARGGLPLVNTPKDVGRKGLNKLAALMPKPEEKRADGVGWRHPQFDTGPGLVNLAYDAIATADPYAVKAYICYRHDPLMAMPDPEALKRKWEGLDLLVSVTFSWSDTAWHSDVVLPLSPYLSRESIIAGKAGLKPQFFVRKRAMQPTADTRADWEILCGLASRLTDVCPAMKHLAFTRIEDIWDYQLRDTGVSIGDFDAKGFVELADTPLYRTPESFPTASGKLEMVSAKWAKADIHTLKPYTAPAAPPQGAFRIAFGRVGVHTQGHTVNNPLLHEQMPENVAWIHTSRAERLGICTGDMIEVAPAGAPRNPAGRMKAFVTDCVHPEALFMVHGFGHRLPVESRARGCGVADHELMPGGLERYDTSGGGLSLQEHFVVISKAEQDGGAA
- a CDS encoding NAD(P)/FAD-dependent oxidoreductase is translated as MSDMPKGTILQRDKETYAIRVTPPSGVVTPQELEAVAAVARKYDVPMLKITSGQRFALIGLKEKDLHAACSELPFRVAGHYVQACPGNQWCQLARQNALEMAGVIEEKFRTFDGPAKIKMGVSGCGTCCAESYVRDIGLVGTSKGWNILVGGNSGGRARIADVLAKDLPDDEAVGLLERFLEYYKTNGKTKQRVARFVEARGIESIREALL
- a CDS encoding L-lactate permease, with the protein product MEAVQLFAAFAPILWLIFSLVILKLPAYKTCSATLVLTLALAIFGWWEMPVTDALAAALEGAALALWPIMIVIIAAVFTYNLARKTGSMDIITRMLSGITTDKRLLVLIVAWGFGGFLEGVAGYGTAVAIPASILAAMGFQPMFAAIICLVANTVPTAFGAIGIPIITMAGVTGLPVETISYYTALQLSVFIILITFLLVILTAGFKGLRGVVGATFVSGVAFALPQLYTAKYMGAELPCLIGSICSMLATIIWARIFHRDTAAPETEPLPASVKIKAWLPYMLVFGFIILCSNLFPLIKDTLGLVKTTVTIYGDNEFTFKWLATPGTLIILATYIGGRIQGESLRSITGVLASTAGKLTYSAVTVVSIVALAKVMAYSGMINTIAVAVADTTASYFPLISPLLGALGTFVTGSDTSSNVLFGQLQMEVAGRISIDQAWIVAASAAGATAGKMISPQSIAVATAATGLVGSEGRIMNRTLAVCAAYVLILGTLVYATIPYIKYFAV
- a CDS encoding chemotaxis protein CheW, with translation MNETNQYLSFRLGSDAYALGVDTVREILDDKRITPVPRVPEFLRGVINVRGMAVPVVDLRLKLGMSRTVLDTNTCVIIAEVRAADEVLSLGVLADSVQEVLELDQQAMTPPPSIGTAVDSRYIAGMARVEDVYVTVLDVNSLFTLEELSAAGGMKEAAPE
- a CDS encoding EAL domain-containing protein; amino-acid sequence: MNQLFSAPVHGRCPRCEGTPERIPDSGVLYICPPIIPSCEALRRYLQQKAMPYTEVYQDIFAIPFDRMSLEVFCEEYLEHIGSLEQKDTRSLLLAHGEELTVRHVARMRPLETIVARLQGEWLIDMLDNGRLETHFQPIVNAASPADVHAYECLARGIDEDGAIIGPARMFGVAKSADLLFNLDRACRLAAIDGMGRYGLDRPLFINFNPATIYNPVYCLQTTMNAISKAGLQPDMVVFEVVESDEVQDVNHLLNILRYYRDHGFKVALDDLGAGFSSLNLLARLKPDYVKLDMGLVHDVHREEYKAVITGNLLAMARGLGIKTIAEGVETEGEWRWLAAHGADYVQGFLFARPAAPPDAVKVPCCP
- a CDS encoding HAMP domain-containing methyl-accepting chemotaxis protein, whose amino-acid sequence is MKNLKLAMKIGIGFGLLILIACTLGGLAVFNMTRTAADSERLAYEYVPEVRMANSLQNSAATAMRMMLGYALSEQQSYRQNALKELAEARKFLNQAKEHAQKYPDLVMLAQSVEKAEGVLNQYERRAQDTENLIGEIASSRAVMDQAAALFITNCTAYIDSQQQKIEQEIRQGLPAASLVERSLKLKWANDVVDMGNNARILNFRAQALRELSLLEDAAKSVGRIDEPLRDLKRTSRSQDNLRQLAAIETAGQQYAASIQNLLANWQKLREATVDRGRLSDEFLVLCNEIARAGMEQTQNIADVAMSNMNTASTVMVSGLGIALLLGILVSVFLTRAITGPIVKGVGFANSMAQGDFTKLLDIDQRDEIGQLAAALNDMVTKLRGIVAEVQSASENVASGSEELSASAQATSQGATEQAASVEEISASVEEMASNIRQSASNAKQTEEIALRAAKDAQSGGQAVEQTVTAMKQIAEKISIIEEIARQTNLLALNAAIEAARAGEHGKGFAVVAAEVRKLAERSGAAAGEISELSSSSVEIAERAGEMLRQIVPDIQNTASLVQEIAAATSEQNAGAEQINKGVQQLDQVVQQNAAAAEEMASTSEELSSQAEQLMSTMGFFRVDTSGHGSSPRMATVRAGKSHRGAALPASRALPSDDRGMRDKAPEKKNSGGIQLNIENDPSDEDFERF
- a CDS encoding 4Fe-4S dicluster domain-containing protein gives rise to the protein MSRYRLKLNKKRCIHCKACEVHCKAKNNTPAGIKLGVHTSSEPVMVDGVPRMKAAYQCCYHCETPECVDVCPTGAMIRRESDGIVYVDQETCIGCEACIDACPWHIPVFNAATATVLKCDFCMDRVDEGKLPACVTACTTHALSFTRK